One genomic segment of Nonomuraea coxensis DSM 45129 includes these proteins:
- a CDS encoding SAM-dependent methyltransferase has protein sequence MRQFDQQRPNLARMYDYMLGGTDNFAVDRLAIEQLAELVPEAVPLARANRAFLQRAVRYVAAAGIDQFVDLGSGLPTQGSAHEVAPGARVVYVDHDPVVAAHAKALLAANVGRAVCVEADLLDADDVLDKAGGFLDLDRPVAVLLVSILHFLPDSARPDAAVARLRERLAPGSFLVISHATTMGRLEDEEGGRGYRGSSGSGGADRRPSEIRRFFGDFSLDPPGLVQAVDWRPDRPKLVGDWALPSSLMAGVARKIDHSASA, from the coding sequence GTGCGGCAGTTCGACCAGCAGCGGCCCAATCTCGCACGCATGTACGACTACATGCTCGGCGGGACGGACAACTTCGCGGTCGACCGCCTGGCCATCGAGCAGCTCGCCGAGCTGGTCCCGGAGGCGGTCCCGCTGGCCCGCGCGAACCGGGCCTTCCTGCAGCGTGCCGTGCGCTACGTGGCCGCCGCCGGGATCGACCAGTTCGTCGACCTGGGCAGCGGGCTGCCCACCCAGGGCAGCGCGCACGAGGTGGCGCCCGGTGCCCGGGTCGTCTACGTCGACCACGACCCCGTCGTGGCCGCCCACGCCAAGGCCCTGCTCGCCGCGAACGTGGGCAGGGCCGTCTGCGTCGAGGCCGACCTGCTGGACGCCGACGACGTGCTGGACAAGGCCGGCGGCTTCCTCGACCTGGACCGGCCCGTCGCCGTCCTGCTGGTGTCGATCCTGCACTTCCTGCCCGACTCCGCCCGGCCGGACGCGGCCGTGGCCCGGCTGCGCGAGCGCCTCGCCCCCGGCAGCTTCCTGGTGATCAGTCACGCCACCACGATGGGACGGCTGGAGGACGAGGAGGGCGGGCGCGGCTACCGGGGCTCGTCCGGGAGCGGGGGAGCGGACCGGCGGCCGTCCGAGATCCGGCGGTTCTTCGGCGATTTCTCCCTTGATCCGCCCGGACTGGTGCAGGCCGTCGACTGGCGGCCGGACCGGCCGAAACTCGTGGGCGACTGGGCGTTGCCGTCGTCGCTCATGGCGGGTGTGGCCCGCAAAATCGATCACTCCGCTTCCGCCTAA
- a CDS encoding ribonucleotide-diphosphate reductase subunit beta, producing MLLDPGMDLTLRPMRYPDFYERFRAAIRNTWTVEEVDLHGDLADLARMTPQERHLINRLVAFFATGDSIVANNLVLNLYQHVNAPEARLYLSRQLFEEAVHVQFYLTLLDTYLPDPDERAKAFAAVEHIPSIRDKAAFCFRWIDSIGGLDRLEDAGQRRRFLLNLICFAACIEGLFFYGAFAYVYWFRSRGLLGGLATGTNWVFRDESLHMEFAFGVVDTVRAEEPSLFDDELGEQVTAMLEEAVAAELAFAEDLCGEGMPGMGVDQMRQYLEYVADQRLTRLGLPRRYGSANPFAFMELQDVQELANFFERRVSAYQVAVEGKVSFDETF from the coding sequence ATGCTGCTCGACCCCGGAATGGACCTCACCCTGCGCCCCATGCGCTATCCGGACTTCTACGAGCGCTTCCGCGCCGCCATCCGCAACACCTGGACCGTCGAGGAGGTGGACCTGCACGGCGACCTCGCCGACCTGGCGCGGATGACGCCGCAGGAGCGGCACCTGATCAACCGGCTGGTCGCCTTCTTCGCCACCGGCGACTCGATCGTGGCCAACAACCTCGTGCTCAACCTCTACCAGCACGTCAACGCCCCGGAGGCGCGGCTCTACCTGAGCCGGCAGCTCTTCGAGGAGGCGGTGCACGTGCAGTTCTACCTGACGCTGCTGGACACGTACCTGCCGGATCCTGACGAGCGGGCCAAGGCGTTCGCCGCGGTCGAGCACATCCCGTCCATCAGGGACAAGGCCGCGTTCTGCTTCAGGTGGATCGACTCGATCGGCGGGCTCGACCGGCTGGAGGACGCCGGCCAGCGCCGGCGGTTCCTGCTCAACCTCATCTGCTTCGCCGCCTGCATCGAGGGCCTGTTCTTCTACGGCGCGTTCGCCTACGTCTACTGGTTCCGCTCCCGCGGCCTGCTCGGCGGCCTGGCCACCGGGACGAACTGGGTGTTCCGCGATGAGTCCCTGCACATGGAGTTCGCCTTCGGCGTGGTGGACACCGTACGCGCCGAGGAGCCGTCGCTCTTCGACGACGAGCTGGGCGAGCAGGTGACCGCCATGCTGGAGGAGGCGGTCGCCGCCGAGCTGGCCTTCGCCGAGGACCTGTGCGGCGAGGGCATGCCGGGCATGGGCGTGGACCAGATGCGCCAGTACCTGGAGTACGTCGCCGACCAGCGGCTGACCCGGCTCGGCCTGCCCCGCCGGTACGGCTCGGCCAACCCCTTCGCGTTCATGGAGCTCCAGGACGTGCAGGAGCTGGCGAACTTCTTCGAAAGGCGCGTGTCCGCTTACCAGGTGGCGGTTGAGGGCAAGGTGAGCTTCGACGAGACGTTCTAG
- a CDS encoding mechanosensitive ion channel family protein, protein MNIGQGLTDAWRSIATFVPRLVAFLVILIIGYLIAKALEKVVDKILERVGFDRAVERSGVRRWLERSKYDASSLLGRIVFYAIALITLQIAFSVFGPNPISTLLTGVVAWLPLALVAIVIIVVAGAIARAVQDILNGALGGLSYGRWIAAAAAVFIWALGIIAALNQIGVATTVTTPVLVTVLATIGAILAIGIGGGLIRPMQQRWERWLSRMEAEAPQARAHAEAYQRGRQDAASMSGEETAPIRTGPGATATGRPGTTQGGRSTPPGGMPPGSHRSDMPPG, encoded by the coding sequence ATCAACATAGGCCAGGGCCTCACGGACGCCTGGCGATCGATCGCGACGTTCGTGCCGAGGCTGGTCGCGTTCCTGGTGATCCTCATCATCGGTTACCTGATCGCCAAGGCTTTGGAGAAGGTGGTCGACAAGATCCTGGAGCGGGTCGGCTTCGACCGCGCGGTGGAACGCAGCGGCGTGCGCCGCTGGCTCGAACGCAGCAAGTACGACGCCAGCAGCCTGCTCGGCAGGATCGTCTTCTACGCCATCGCGCTGATCACCCTGCAGATAGCCTTCAGCGTCTTCGGGCCGAACCCGATCTCGACGCTGCTCACCGGCGTGGTCGCGTGGCTGCCCTTGGCACTGGTCGCCATCGTGATCATCGTGGTGGCCGGCGCGATCGCCAGGGCCGTGCAGGACATCCTCAACGGGGCTCTCGGCGGGCTGTCCTACGGCCGCTGGATCGCCGCCGCGGCCGCCGTGTTCATCTGGGCGCTGGGCATCATCGCCGCGCTCAACCAGATCGGCGTGGCCACCACGGTCACCACTCCGGTGCTGGTCACCGTGCTCGCGACGATCGGCGCCATCCTCGCCATCGGCATCGGCGGCGGCCTGATCCGGCCGATGCAGCAGCGCTGGGAGCGCTGGCTGAGCCGCATGGAGGCCGAGGCGCCGCAGGCCAGGGCGCACGCCGAGGCGTACCAGCGCGGGCGGCAGGACGCCGCCTCCATGAGCGGAGAGGAGACCGCACCCATCCGCACCGGGCCGGGCGCGACGGCCACCGGCAGGCCGGGCACGACGCAGGGGGGCAGGTCCACGCCTCCTGGCGGCATGCCTCCTGGGTCGCACCGCTCCGACATGCCTCCGGGCTGA
- the glmS gene encoding glutamine--fructose-6-phosphate transaminase (isomerizing), with product MCGIVAYVGPKDAAPILLEGLQRLEYRGYDSAGLVVSNKGLKLRKVKGRVADLAKVVPARFKGGLGIGHTRWATHGVPSDENAHPHLSADQRIAVVHNGIIENAAELRAKLIADGVAFASETDTEVLAHLIAHAVDENDTLEEAVRKTLKSIVGTYGIAVIDAERPGEVVVARNGSPIVLGIGEKEMFAASDVAALIRYTRQVVHLEDGELAVLKADGFHTFASDARETAKEPLTVDWDAGHYDTGGYEHYLLKEISEQPETITRTMSGRLDERFHVAHLGGLNMDARETRSFRRVKIIGCGSAYYSGQIGAQLIEELARIPADAEPASEFRYRNPVVDPDTLYVAISQSGETYDTLAAVQELKRKGGRVIGIVNAVGSAIAREVDGGIYLHAGPEVSVASTKAFTSTAVAFALLALHLGRVRDLSPADGRRIVEGLRRLPGQIADILTQGDKIAELARKYAGHPSMMFVGRVRGYPVAREGAQKLKEISYVHAEAYPASELKHGPLALIGPEMPTVAIVPDDELLDKNLTTLGEIRTRGGQVLMVGHREPEAKLADDVIVIPKNEVELDPILLTIPLQLLAYHAAVALDRDVDKPRNLAKSVTVE from the coding sequence ATGTGCGGAATCGTGGCCTATGTCGGCCCCAAGGACGCGGCGCCCATCCTCCTGGAGGGGTTGCAGCGGCTCGAGTACCGAGGCTATGACTCCGCCGGGCTCGTGGTGTCCAACAAGGGGCTGAAGCTCCGCAAGGTCAAGGGCCGGGTGGCCGACCTGGCCAAGGTCGTGCCCGCCAGGTTCAAGGGCGGGCTCGGCATCGGGCACACCCGCTGGGCCACGCACGGCGTCCCGAGCGACGAGAACGCCCACCCGCACCTCTCGGCCGACCAGCGCATCGCGGTCGTGCACAACGGCATCATCGAGAACGCCGCCGAGCTGCGCGCCAAGCTGATCGCCGACGGCGTCGCGTTCGCCTCGGAGACCGACACCGAGGTGCTGGCCCACCTGATCGCCCATGCCGTGGACGAGAACGACACCCTGGAGGAGGCGGTCAGGAAGACGCTGAAGAGCATCGTCGGCACGTACGGCATCGCCGTCATCGACGCCGAGCGCCCCGGCGAGGTGGTCGTGGCCCGCAACGGCAGCCCGATCGTGCTCGGCATCGGCGAGAAGGAGATGTTCGCCGCCTCCGACGTCGCCGCCCTGATCCGCTACACCCGCCAGGTCGTGCACCTGGAGGACGGCGAGCTGGCCGTGCTCAAGGCCGACGGCTTCCACACCTTCGCGAGCGACGCCCGCGAGACTGCCAAGGAGCCGCTGACCGTCGACTGGGACGCCGGCCACTACGACACCGGCGGCTACGAGCACTACCTGCTCAAGGAGATCTCCGAGCAGCCCGAGACGATCACCAGGACGATGTCCGGCCGCCTCGACGAGCGCTTCCACGTCGCCCACCTCGGCGGGCTCAACATGGACGCCCGCGAGACCCGCTCGTTCCGCCGGGTGAAGATCATCGGCTGCGGGTCGGCGTATTACTCGGGCCAGATCGGCGCCCAGCTCATCGAGGAGCTGGCGCGCATCCCCGCCGACGCCGAGCCGGCCAGCGAGTTCCGCTACCGCAACCCGGTCGTGGACCCCGACACGCTCTACGTCGCGATCAGCCAGTCCGGCGAGACCTATGACACGCTCGCCGCCGTCCAGGAGCTCAAGCGCAAGGGCGGCCGGGTCATCGGCATCGTGAACGCCGTGGGCAGCGCCATCGCCCGCGAGGTGGACGGCGGCATCTACCTGCACGCGGGGCCCGAGGTCTCGGTCGCCTCGACCAAGGCGTTCACCTCCACGGCGGTCGCCTTCGCGCTGCTCGCGCTGCACCTCGGCCGGGTGCGCGACCTGTCGCCGGCCGACGGGCGGCGCATCGTGGAGGGCCTGCGCCGGCTGCCCGGCCAGATCGCCGACATCCTCACCCAGGGCGACAAGATCGCCGAGCTGGCCCGCAAGTACGCCGGCCACCCGAGCATGATGTTCGTCGGCCGGGTGCGCGGCTACCCGGTGGCCAGGGAGGGCGCGCAGAAGCTCAAGGAGATCTCGTACGTGCACGCCGAGGCGTACCCGGCGAGCGAGCTCAAGCACGGCCCGCTCGCGCTGATCGGTCCCGAGATGCCGACGGTCGCGATCGTCCCCGACGACGAGCTGCTGGACAAGAACCTCACCACGCTCGGCGAGATCCGCACCCGGGGCGGCCAGGTGCTCATGGTCGGCCACCGCGAGCCGGAGGCCAAGCTGGCCGACGACGTGATCGTGATCCCGAAGAACGAGGTCGAGCTGGACCCGATCCTGCTCACCATCCCGCTCCAGCTCCTCGCCTACCACGCGGCGGTCGCGCTGGACCGGGATGTCGACAAGCCGCGCAATCTCGCCAAGAGCGTTACTGTTGAGTAA
- a CDS encoding ribonucleoside-diphosphate reductase subunit alpha, whose protein sequence is MTQIVEAARRPDAAGRRLAIEEAAARVITDPENSRIAARLLAEEIAEEAAGHGVRSFSESVAACHAAGLLQDRLAAFVAGHAAELDALVDPAADDRFEYFGLRTVYDRYLLRHPETRAVLERPQHFFLRVACGLADSVAEAAELYGLMSALAYLPSSPTLFNSGTRRPQLSSCFLLDSPRDELEAIYERYGQVARLSKYAGGIGISWTRVRSRGSLIRGTNGHSNGIVPWLRTLDASVAAVNQGGRRKGAACVYLETWHADVEEFLELRDNTGEDARRTHNLNLANWVPDEFMRRVEADEVWSLFDPKETPDLTDLYGEEFTAAYRAYEAAGRFVRQLPARTLYGRMMRTLAQTGNGWMTFKDAANRTSNQTARPGNVIHLSNLCTEILEVTGDAETAVCNLGSVNLAAHVVNGNLDWERLRGTVRTAVRFLDRTIDLGFHPTPEAEAANLRWRPVGLGVMGLADVFFALRLPFDSPRALDLSTRIAEEIALTAYDTSADLAAERGPHPSYADTRAAGGVLHPDHYGPATPRWDAVRAKIARTGLRNSLLVAIAPTATIASIAGCYECIEPQVSNVFKRETLSGEFLQVNRYLVADLRARGLWTQEMRDAIKRADGSVQDVPGLPADLKTLYRTAWELPQKALIDLAAARQPYVDQSQSLNLFMAAPTIGKLSSMYAYAWRKGLKTTYYLRSRPATRIAQTTVAPAAPDAVACSLENPETCEACQ, encoded by the coding sequence GTGACGCAGATCGTCGAGGCCGCCAGGCGTCCGGACGCGGCCGGCCGCCGGCTGGCCATCGAGGAGGCCGCCGCCCGGGTGATCACGGACCCGGAGAACTCCCGGATCGCCGCCCGGCTGCTGGCCGAGGAGATCGCCGAGGAGGCCGCCGGGCACGGGGTGCGCTCCTTCTCCGAGTCGGTGGCCGCCTGCCACGCGGCCGGGCTGCTCCAGGACCGGCTGGCCGCGTTCGTCGCCGGGCACGCCGCCGAGCTGGACGCCCTCGTCGACCCGGCGGCCGACGACCGTTTCGAGTATTTCGGCCTGCGCACCGTGTACGACCGCTACCTGCTGCGCCACCCCGAGACCCGGGCGGTGCTGGAGCGGCCGCAGCACTTCTTCCTGCGCGTCGCCTGCGGGCTCGCGGACAGCGTGGCGGAGGCGGCCGAGCTGTACGGGCTGATGTCGGCGCTGGCGTACCTGCCCAGCTCGCCCACGCTGTTCAACTCCGGCACCCGCCGCCCGCAACTGTCGTCGTGCTTCCTGCTCGACTCGCCGCGCGACGAGCTGGAGGCCATCTACGAGCGCTACGGCCAGGTCGCCCGCCTGTCCAAGTACGCCGGCGGCATCGGCATCTCCTGGACCCGGGTCCGCTCGCGCGGCTCGCTGATCCGCGGCACCAACGGCCACTCCAACGGCATCGTCCCGTGGCTGCGCACCCTCGACGCCTCGGTGGCGGCGGTCAACCAGGGCGGCCGGCGCAAGGGCGCCGCCTGCGTCTACCTGGAGACCTGGCACGCCGACGTCGAGGAGTTCCTGGAGCTGCGCGACAACACCGGCGAGGACGCCCGCCGCACCCACAACCTCAACCTGGCCAACTGGGTGCCGGACGAGTTCATGCGCAGGGTCGAGGCGGACGAGGTGTGGTCCCTGTTCGACCCGAAGGAGACGCCCGACCTCACCGACCTGTACGGGGAGGAGTTCACCGCCGCCTACCGCGCGTACGAGGCGGCCGGCCGCTTCGTCCGGCAGCTCCCCGCCCGCACCCTGTACGGCCGGATGATGCGCACCCTCGCCCAGACCGGCAACGGCTGGATGACCTTCAAGGACGCCGCCAACCGCACCTCCAACCAGACCGCCCGCCCCGGCAACGTCATCCACCTGTCGAACCTGTGCACCGAGATCCTGGAGGTCACCGGCGACGCCGAGACCGCCGTCTGCAACCTGGGCTCGGTCAACCTGGCCGCCCATGTGGTGAACGGGAACCTGGACTGGGAACGGCTGCGCGGCACCGTCCGCACCGCCGTGCGCTTCCTCGACCGGACCATCGACCTCGGCTTCCACCCGACGCCCGAGGCCGAGGCGGCCAACCTGCGCTGGCGGCCGGTCGGACTCGGCGTCATGGGGCTCGCCGACGTGTTCTTCGCGCTGCGGCTGCCGTTCGACTCGCCGCGGGCGCTCGACCTGTCCACCAGGATCGCCGAGGAGATCGCGCTCACCGCGTACGACACCTCGGCCGACCTCGCCGCCGAGCGCGGCCCGCACCCCTCCTACGCCGACACCCGCGCCGCCGGGGGAGTGCTGCACCCCGACCACTACGGGCCGGCCACGCCCCGCTGGGACGCGGTGCGCGCCAAGATCGCGCGGACCGGGCTGCGCAACTCCCTCCTGGTCGCGATCGCGCCGACCGCCACCATCGCCTCCATCGCCGGCTGCTACGAGTGCATCGAGCCGCAGGTGTCCAACGTGTTCAAGCGCGAGACCCTGTCCGGCGAGTTCCTGCAGGTCAACCGCTATCTGGTGGCCGACCTGCGGGCGCGCGGGCTGTGGACGCAGGAGATGCGCGACGCGATCAAGCGCGCCGACGGCTCGGTCCAGGACGTGCCCGGCCTGCCCGCCGACCTGAAGACGCTCTACCGCACTGCGTGGGAGCTGCCGCAGAAGGCGCTCATCGACCTCGCCGCGGCCCGCCAGCCGTACGTGGACCAGTCGCAGTCGCTCAACCTCTTCATGGCGGCCCCGACCATCGGCAAGCTCTCCTCGATGTACGCCTACGCCTGGAGGAAGGGCCTCAAGACCACCTACTACCTGCGCTCGCGCCCCGCGACCCGCATCGCGCAGACCACCGTGGCCCCGGCGGCCCCGGACGCCGTCGCGTGCTCCCTGGAGAACCCCGAGACGTGCGAAGCCTGCCAGTAG
- a CDS encoding DUF6401 family natural product biosynthesis protein, whose protein sequence is MVFEDGWASSPLRWLMNTLGTSQLARMGAEPGLVAAVDQHAAELREAIPLDRETLGDYLLGFLDELRHRGWMFTGEQDAPSLRLTAVCWLAREHGFLGDELPA, encoded by the coding sequence GTGGTCTTTGAGGATGGTTGGGCGTCTTCGCCCCTGCGCTGGCTGATGAACACGCTGGGCACCTCCCAGCTCGCCCGCATGGGCGCAGAGCCCGGGCTGGTCGCCGCCGTCGACCAGCACGCGGCCGAGCTGCGGGAGGCGATCCCCCTCGACCGTGAGACGCTGGGCGACTACCTGCTCGGCTTCCTCGACGAGCTCCGCCACCGCGGCTGGATGTTCACCGGCGAGCAGGACGCGCCGTCGCTCCGGCTGACGGCGGTGTGCTGGCTCGCCCGCGAGCACGGCTTCCTCGGCGACGAACTCCCCGCCTGA
- a CDS encoding Bug family tripartite tricarboxylate transporter substrate binding protein: protein MRRRRFLASLLAASGAVAGSALTGAALTGCGARQVPGGRAGLRTRFAINPAARRWSEVGQALAGAARAAGYETGTGTKVTVSGLSAMAAAELNNGQTLLDAATPLARLAGDVEVVVVPGNSRFKDFEGFAAHLLARPGETPVAGGPQGAPGHLLFGLIAKGIGADSRQVDYTGYPGTQEVVTALLSGKAAAATGVLADWRENLSRGRLRALAVSCAQRVPEVDAPTLLESGVRVDFTDWTAAFGPGGMPDESREAAVRMCEEATSSTGWLAACRAAGWISIPLSGDDFVLWLASEVERTRAVLHDLGLINSARATTCGGSCGNGH, encoded by the coding sequence ATGCGCCGTCGGCGGTTCCTGGCAAGCCTGCTGGCCGCGTCCGGCGCGGTGGCGGGATCGGCCCTGACCGGAGCGGCGCTGACCGGCTGCGGCGCCCGGCAGGTCCCCGGCGGGCGCGCCGGGCTGCGGACGCGGTTCGCCATCAACCCGGCCGCCCGCCGCTGGAGCGAGGTCGGCCAGGCGCTCGCCGGCGCGGCCCGCGCCGCCGGGTACGAGACCGGCACCGGCACCAAGGTCACCGTGAGCGGCCTGTCCGCGATGGCAGCCGCCGAGCTCAACAACGGCCAGACCCTGCTCGACGCGGCCACGCCCCTCGCCCGGCTGGCCGGCGACGTCGAGGTCGTGGTCGTGCCGGGCAACTCCCGCTTCAAGGACTTCGAGGGCTTCGCCGCCCACCTGCTGGCCCGCCCCGGCGAGACGCCGGTGGCCGGCGGCCCGCAGGGCGCGCCCGGCCACCTGCTGTTCGGCCTGATCGCCAAGGGCATCGGCGCCGACAGCCGTCAGGTCGACTACACCGGCTACCCCGGCACCCAGGAGGTCGTGACCGCCCTGCTGTCCGGCAAGGCAGCGGCGGCCACCGGCGTGCTCGCCGACTGGCGGGAGAACCTCTCGCGCGGGCGGCTCAGGGCGCTCGCGGTCTCCTGCGCCCAGCGGGTGCCCGAGGTGGACGCGCCGACGTTGCTGGAGTCCGGCGTGCGGGTCGACTTCACCGACTGGACCGCCGCCTTCGGCCCCGGCGGCATGCCGGACGAGAGCCGTGAGGCCGCCGTGCGCATGTGCGAGGAGGCGACGTCCTCCACCGGCTGGCTGGCCGCCTGCCGGGCCGCCGGCTGGATCTCGATCCCGCTCAGCGGCGACGACTTCGTGCTCTGGCTGGCCTCCGAGGTCGAGCGCACCCGGGCCGTCCTCCACGATCTGGGGCTGATCAACTCGGCCCGCGCCACAACCTGTGGGGGTAGTTGCGGGAACGGCCACTAG
- a CDS encoding N-acetylmuramoyl-L-alanine amidase produces MTFFGGHVMHFWLAWPLSLLAALVPVTAHDREVPAGRQADFAAAAREFGVPQSVLLGVAYLGSRWDTHAGRPSTAGGYGPMHLVDAVPAGAPTPGDALGDARGDDARPMPPRPVHMLSPLSAAAKPPSTTLPEAGRLIGVAPARLRDDPAANIRAGAALLASYHATQSAGRSASSDPADWYDAVARFSGADDPAAARQFADEVFAVIRAGMRRRTDDGYLVSLDPVPGLRVPRAHREPYPEEDEDVVFPDSDDTAALYDPAEVTAASGRSSSAECPASLACEWMPAAHERFGKKGNKDYGNHDRLFKTRHVDYIVIHDTEGGYQGIPTMIRDPKYVSWHYTIRSRDGHVAQHVKTNDLAWHAGNWDVNTRSIGIEHEGYLAKGGAWYTEAMYRSSARLVRYLAAKHGVPLDRAHILGHDNVPGTTPKTVAGMHEDPGPYWDWAHYFELMGRPLRGARKGDSVMIRPSYDDNRPRFTGCVTTKAGKECPPHGASTVWLHTAPRENAPLVSDIGKHGDKASTYSVYDHAARASTGQRYAVAERRDDWTAIWYLGQKAWFRNPAGRPVAVPAKGPLATPLRAGTRVYGRAYPERSAYTKAAAQPLTPLQYRIGPGQTYTVGDTITGSHYSAGALSPSRHVTTTGTTRYHQIQLGHRIAFVMAKDVRLIS; encoded by the coding sequence GTGACGTTCTTCGGGGGACATGTCATGCACTTCTGGCTGGCCTGGCCGCTCTCGCTGCTCGCCGCCCTTGTGCCGGTGACGGCGCACGACCGGGAGGTCCCGGCCGGGCGGCAGGCCGACTTCGCCGCGGCCGCCCGCGAGTTCGGGGTGCCGCAGAGCGTGCTGCTGGGGGTGGCCTACCTGGGCTCGCGGTGGGACACGCACGCCGGGCGGCCCAGCACGGCCGGCGGCTACGGACCGATGCACCTCGTGGACGCCGTCCCCGCCGGCGCGCCCACCCCCGGCGACGCGCTCGGGGACGCCCGGGGCGACGACGCCCGTCCGATGCCGCCCCGCCCTGTGCACATGCTGTCCCCGCTGAGCGCCGCCGCGAAGCCGCCGAGCACGACGCTGCCCGAGGCCGGGCGGCTCATCGGCGTCGCGCCCGCCCGGCTGCGCGACGACCCGGCCGCCAACATCCGCGCCGGAGCCGCCCTGCTCGCCTCCTACCACGCCACCCAGAGCGCCGGCCGGAGCGCGAGCTCCGACCCCGCCGACTGGTACGACGCCGTCGCCCGCTTCTCCGGCGCCGACGACCCGGCCGCCGCGCGGCAGTTCGCCGACGAGGTGTTCGCGGTGATCAGGGCGGGCATGCGGCGGCGCACCGACGACGGCTACCTGGTGAGCCTCGACCCGGTGCCCGGCCTGCGCGTGCCGCGGGCTCACCGGGAGCCCTACCCCGAGGAGGACGAGGACGTCGTGTTCCCCGACTCCGACGACACCGCCGCGCTGTACGACCCGGCCGAGGTGACCGCGGCCTCGGGCCGCTCCTCCTCGGCGGAGTGCCCGGCGAGCCTGGCCTGCGAGTGGATGCCGGCCGCGCACGAGCGCTTCGGCAAGAAGGGGAACAAGGACTACGGCAACCACGACCGCCTGTTCAAGACCCGGCACGTCGACTACATCGTCATCCACGACACCGAAGGCGGCTACCAGGGCATCCCGACCATGATCCGCGACCCCAAGTACGTGAGCTGGCACTACACGATCCGCTCCCGCGACGGGCACGTGGCCCAGCACGTCAAGACCAACGACCTCGCCTGGCACGCCGGCAACTGGGACGTCAACACCCGCTCGATCGGCATCGAGCACGAGGGCTACCTCGCCAAGGGCGGGGCGTGGTACACCGAGGCGATGTACCGGTCCTCGGCCAGGCTGGTGCGCTACCTCGCCGCCAAGCACGGCGTGCCGCTCGACCGGGCGCACATCCTCGGCCACGACAACGTCCCCGGCACCACGCCCAAGACCGTCGCCGGCATGCACGAGGACCCGGGGCCCTACTGGGACTGGGCCCACTACTTCGAGCTGATGGGCCGGCCGCTGCGGGGCGCGCGGAAGGGCGACTCGGTGATGATCCGGCCGTCGTACGACGACAACCGCCCGCGCTTCACCGGCTGCGTCACCACGAAGGCGGGCAAGGAGTGCCCGCCGCACGGCGCGTCCACCGTCTGGCTGCACACCGCGCCGCGCGAGAACGCCCCCCTGGTCAGCGACATCGGCAAGCACGGCGACAAGGCCAGCACGTACAGCGTGTACGACCACGCCGCCCGCGCCTCGACCGGCCAGCGCTACGCGGTCGCGGAGCGGCGGGACGACTGGACGGCGATCTGGTACCTCGGGCAGAAGGCGTGGTTCCGCAACCCGGCCGGGCGGCCGGTCGCCGTGCCCGCCAAGGGGCCGCTGGCCACGCCGCTGCGCGCGGGCACCCGGGTGTACGGGCGGGCCTATCCGGAGCGGTCGGCGTACACGAAGGCGGCGGCGCAGCCGCTGACGCCGCTGCAGTACCGGATCGGGCCGGGGCAGACGTACACGGTGGGCGACACGATCACCGGCTCCCACTACTCCGCCGGGGCCCTCAGCCCGTCCCGGCACGTCACGACGACCGGCACCACCCGCTACCACCAGATCCAGCTCGGGCACCGGATCGCGTTCGTCATGGCGAAGGACGTGCGGCTGATCTCGTGA